In Ptychodera flava strain L36383 chromosome 21, AS_Pfla_20210202, whole genome shotgun sequence, a genomic segment contains:
- the LOC139121894 gene encoding uncharacterized protein isoform X3, translating to MGILARTFIVMTFICVCTAVIENVGCPSCKYIDHADAPVSSKDETCLPSEYDEDNPDLATTACTTTNDLVAKCVSFSGNLTANVVNDGNQTVAVYIRTCVRKDSDQGNTCEDLSGTYGGEPDFLGGVLSFLDTVEFSDEYMSGQLCYSDESTSSGVSLKLAC from the exons ATGGGGATCCTTGCCCGTACTTTCATTGTCATGacgtttatttgtgtctgtacTGCAG TAATAGAAAACGTAGGCTGCCCATCTTGCAAGTACATTGACCATGCCGACGCGCCTGTGAGTTCGAAAGATGAGACCTGCCTTCCATCGGAGTATGATGAAGATAATCCCGATCTAGCAACAACAGCCTGTACAACAACAAATGATCTTGTCGCTAAGTGCGTCAGTTTTTCTGGAAATCTCACAGCTAACGTTGTAAATG atgGTAATCAGACTGTTGCAGTGTACATTAGGACATGTGTCCGAAAAGACTCTGACCAAGGGAATACGTGTGAAGACTTGTCTGGTACCTATGGAGGAGAACCAGACTTTCTAGGAGGTGTTCTGAGTTTTCTGGACACAGTTGAATTTTCAGACGAGTACATGTCCGGTCAGCTCTGTTATTCCGATGAGTCTACATCCAGTGGGGTGTCCCTTAAGTTGGCTTGTTAG